One region of Etheostoma spectabile isolate EspeVRDwgs_2016 chromosome 21, UIUC_Espe_1.0, whole genome shotgun sequence genomic DNA includes:
- the ldb3b gene encoding LIM domain-binding protein 3b isoform X1, giving the protein MSTYTVTLNGPAPWGFRLQGGKDFNMPLTISRITPGSKAVGGSLAQGDIISAIDGVSTEGMTHMEAQNKIKSATTKLSLTMQKSRRAAAFSTPRMDSPMPVIPHQKELEQIKEEVGPKHCGEEVQMEQPLSYEVLQDKKPSKGNLFQVPKKDPELLSTLTKAPASSTPFSISTPGQRGQYNSPVGLYSPETVTEMMLMQGKLGQRSAASREVSSLGGALPIKDSVVDCASPVYQAVIRPGETNQDMSEWARRAANLQSKSFRMLAHITGTEYLQDPDEEALLKSREKFESEVKGPRFAKLKNWHHGLSAQILNVQE; this is encoded by the exons ATAACTCCGGGCAGCAAGGCAGTGGGCGGCAGCCTGGCCCAGGGTGACATCATCTCAGCCATAGATGGGGTCAGCACTGAGGGGATGACGCACATGGAGGCCCAAAACAAGATCAAGTCTGCCACCACCAAACTGTCACTCACTATGCAGAA ATCAAGACGTGCTGCAGCATTTTCCACTCCAAGAATGGACTCACCCATGCCAGTCATCCCTCACCAGAag gaGTTAGAACAAATTAAAGAGGAGGTCGGACCTAAACATTGTGGAGAGGAGGTTCAAATGGAGCAGCCACTGTCCTATGAAGTTTTACAGGATAAAAAGCCATCCAAAGGGAATCTCTTCCAAGTTCCTAAAAAAGATCCAGAGCTCCTCTCGACCCTGACCAAAGCTCCTGCCTCCTCCACACCATTTTCCATTTCTACACCAGGCCAACGGGGGCAGTACAATTCCCCAGTTGGCCTTTACTCTCCCGAAACTGTCACAGAAATGATGCTGATGCAGGGCAAGTTAGGACAGAGGTCGGCAGCTTCCCGGGAAGTTTCATCACTGGG TGGAGCTCTGCCTATCAAGGACTCTGTGGTGGACTGTGCGTCTCCGGTTTACCAGGCAGTTATCAGGCCTGGAGAAACGAATCAGGATATGTCTGAATGGGCTCGTCGTGCTGCAAACCTGCAGTCCAAGAGCTTCAGGATGCTGGCCCACATCACTGGCACTGAATACC TGCAAGACCCAGATGAGGAAGCCCTGTTAAAGTCAAG AGAGAAGTTTGAGTCCGAGGTGAAAGGGCCCCGCTTTGCCAAGCTGAAGAACTGGCACCACGGGCTGTCTGCACAGATCCTCAACGTCCAGGAATaa
- the sncgb gene encoding synuclein, gamma b (breast cancer-specific protein 1) isoform X3 codes for MDVLMKGFSMAKDGVVAAAEKTKAGMEEAAAKTKEGVMYVGNKTKEGVVSSVNTVANRTVDQTNIVGDAAAAGANDVLQASGEGVENAGASTGMINQGY; via the exons ATGGATGTATTGATGAAGGGGTTCTCCATGGCCAAGGATGGTGTGGTGGCCGCCGCAGAGAAGACCAAAGCCGGCATGGAGGAGGCAGCTGCCAAAACCAAGGAAGGGGTgatgtatgtag GCAATAAGACAAAGGAGGGAGTTGTGTCATCAGTAAACACAG TGGCCAACAGGACCGTAGATCAGACCAACATCGTTGGTGACGCAGCGGCGGCCGGGGCCAACGACGTGTTACAGGCAAGCGGGGAGGGGGTCGAGAACGCTGGCGCGTCGACTGGGATGATCAACCAG GGGTATTAG
- the sncgb gene encoding synuclein, gamma b (breast cancer-specific protein 1) isoform X1, whose product MDVLMKGFSMAKDGVVAAAEKTKAGMEEAAAKTKEGVMYVGNKTKEGVVSSVNTVANRTVDQTNIVGDAAAAGANDVLQASGEGVENAGASTGMINQEEPVYEGEYGGMEQGGDGGEGY is encoded by the exons ATGGATGTATTGATGAAGGGGTTCTCCATGGCCAAGGATGGTGTGGTGGCCGCCGCAGAGAAGACCAAAGCCGGCATGGAGGAGGCAGCTGCCAAAACCAAGGAAGGGGTgatgtatgtag GCAATAAGACAAAGGAGGGAGTTGTGTCATCAGTAAACACAG TGGCCAACAGGACCGTAGATCAGACCAACATCGTTGGTGACGCAGCGGCGGCCGGGGCCAACGACGTGTTACAGGCAAGCGGGGAGGGGGTCGAGAACGCTGGCGCGTCGACTGGGATGATCAACCAG GAGGAGCCTGTATACGAG GGAGAATATGGAGGAATGGAGCAGGGTGGGGATGGAGGAGAG GGGTATTAG
- the sncgb gene encoding synuclein, gamma b (breast cancer-specific protein 1) isoform X2, translating into MDVLMKGFSMAKDGVVAAAEKTKAGMEEAAAKTKEGVMYVGNKTKEGVVSSVNTVANRTVDQTNIVGDAAAAGANDVLQASGEGVENAGASTGMINQGEYGGMEQGGDGGEGY; encoded by the exons ATGGATGTATTGATGAAGGGGTTCTCCATGGCCAAGGATGGTGTGGTGGCCGCCGCAGAGAAGACCAAAGCCGGCATGGAGGAGGCAGCTGCCAAAACCAAGGAAGGGGTgatgtatgtag GCAATAAGACAAAGGAGGGAGTTGTGTCATCAGTAAACACAG TGGCCAACAGGACCGTAGATCAGACCAACATCGTTGGTGACGCAGCGGCGGCCGGGGCCAACGACGTGTTACAGGCAAGCGGGGAGGGGGTCGAGAACGCTGGCGCGTCGACTGGGATGATCAACCAG GGAGAATATGGAGGAATGGAGCAGGGTGGGGATGGAGGAGAG GGGTATTAG